In Mytilus edulis chromosome 6, xbMytEdul2.2, whole genome shotgun sequence, the following proteins share a genomic window:
- the LOC139528231 gene encoding voltage-gated hydrogen channel 1-like encodes MKIQMDGFHKIYDDLEKVIDKEDTNSSITSDSDDAKTDLKTCREKVEYVLNTSKFQIVIVCLVILDCLFVIAELLIDMEIITLPNHHANVAPMVFHYCSLAVLSLFIIEIIIRICALRLKFFKHKLEMFDAIIVIVSFVLDIVFRKNEGPESGLGLLVVLRLWRVTRILNGIVLTVKKQAEKKLQRERRLRQACEQELTKYREYCTAQEQEIELLRGLLRKHGIEDITRIDRQPIVVRTIDVVAEVNHFASEKTSSTDSGSERNSSPPASS; translated from the exons ATGAAG ATTCAAATGGACGGATTTCACAAAATTTATGATGACCTTGAAAAGGTTATCGACAAAGAAGATACAAACAGTTCCATTACTTCGGACTCTGATGACGCAAAAACTGACCTGAAGACATGTCGTGAGAAAGTTGAATATGTTCTCAACACAAGTAAATTCCAGATTGTTATCGTGTGTTTAGTCATTTTAGACTGTCTCTTTGTAATAGCAGAACTTTTGATCGACATGGAAATAATCACTCTGCCGAACCACCATGCAAATGTTGCACCAATGGTTTTCCACTACTGCAGTTTAGCTGTCTTGTCCTTATTCATAATTGAAATTATAATACGCATTTGCGCATTAAGACTCAAGTTTTTCAAACACAAATTGGAAATGTTTGATGCCATTATTGTGATTGTCTCATTTGTCCTTGACATTGTATTTAGAAAAAACGAGGGTCCAGAAAGTGGACTAGGATTGTTGGTTGTTCTCAGGTTATGGAGAGTCACAAGGATACTGAATG GCATTGTCCTTACAGTAAAGAAACAAGCAGAAAAGAAATTACAGAGAGAAAGACGATTACGGCAGGCATGTGAACAAGAACTGACAAAATATCGTGAATATTGCACTGCGCAAGAACAGGAAATAGAATTGTTGCGAGGTTTACTTCGGAAACATGGGATAGAAGACATAACGAGAATAGACAGACAGCCGATTGTTGTACGCACCATTGATGTCGTTGCTGAAGTCAACCACTTTGCATCGGAAAAGACTTCTAGTACCGATTCTGGTAGTGAAAGAAATTCTAGTCCACCGGCGAGCAGCTGA